TTTGGGATTGTGATCTGTTCCCCCAATTGCACCATCATAACCGCTCTGTCGATGCTTGTTTTCCTTCCCTGAGAATTTTTTCTACTTCTTAGGAGAGTTGATCTCGTTGACGAATTTCAAAGGATTCCTCGCATCTCCAACTCGTGATGTGGGGCTTTTCTTGGTCTGTACCAAAGTGGGGATTTCGTCTTCAAGATCAACCATCAATTTCCAAGAGGTAATGACTTCTGGATCTTCTGGATTTCGTCTTCAAGATCTTCCATCAATTTCCAAGCGGTGATGACTTCTGGATcttctatttccttcttctAAAATCTAGGGGACACAAGATGAGTAGGAGACATCGTCACCTATTTAATGGTTTCCTTTACGGATTCTTGGTCGAGTTTGGGAACTCAGTATGTGCTTGAAGTGAGAGAGATGATGTGATTCATGTAATCGCCTGACAAAGTGCGTTTCCTGGTTGAAATCCTCCCTGAACAGTTTCGACGAAAAGCCACTTGCAGTTATAACTAGAAAAAACGAGAGTAAAAGACTCGCAATTTACACCGTTGTTCACAAAATTTATGGAAATGACTACTTTGCCCATAAAATAATCGTTGTttaccatgtgctcattaaacaGCAGCACGAAATAAAATGGAACgtgatttcaattttgaaattgaaagaacTCGTcacctatttcagaatttctattccagcTGATTTCtgtttcactgaaataaggtgcaaaaatcaaaccaaacaatttcataattagaaatcaccccatgaaattgaaatagaaatcaaccCAAATCAGCCCTTAGTTCAATATAACCAATTTTGCCTGAGTCTCCTAATTTTTTCTgagtttggttcaattttaaaGTTTGAACAAATTTAGCAGATGGCTAGAATTTAATTTATATGTATTAGACCTTACAGGAAATTTGGACAAAACTCAGTGATGTACTGATGTTGCAGTTCACATTGTATGTCTTCTGATGCCTTGCTGCTCAACCTGGAGATCACTCCTCGTAAACACAATTGGGATTAGCTAGCCCAAACTTATACTTCTATGAAACTCTGTTTACCATTCTTGGAAAAAGAAACTGTAGTGTGCGCAAAACAAGTGATTTTCACCAGTAATCTCCACAACTGCACACCCCTTCTTTGAAATGATGAAAACGCTTTATATCTCTTAGTATGATCTCCCTTTGGCTCATCTCACTTGCAAATTTCATCATAGAGTGGCAATCCCCACATACTTTTAGGTTCTTCACAATCCTGAGGGCCGTCCCAAGAGGAGTGCTAATAAGCCCATAGGCAAGTGCCAACTTCTCACTATGACTTCCCATTGcaacttctttctcttcttcctcaatgTTATGAAGTACTGACTCAGTATTGGGCATATACCCTTGTGCTTTTGCTCTAGCTGATAGCTCCTCTAGCTTAGCATAAATTTCTCCAGCACAGTCATGAGCCCTGTCACCTGCAACAAAACTATGCACTCGACCTGCCACTTCGATGTAACTCCACCCAGGGGGTTTTTCAATACCCTTATTCTTCATTGTGATTCTCACTCTCTCCACATCTTCCCATCTCCCGACCCCTGCATAAATGTTGGACAAGAAGACATAGCTCCCTGGATGCTTAGGTTCCATTTGCAGGAGCCTCTCTGATGCTAATTCTGCCATTTTTATGTTCTTGTGAAGCCTACATGCACAAAAGAGTGCTCCCCATATCACGAAGTCGGGCTCAATTGGCATGCTCCTAATGAAACTAAGAGCCTCTTCTAGCCGACTTGCCCGACCATATAAATCCACCATGCATGTGTAATGCTTCACATTCGGTTCTATGAAGTAATCATGTCTCATGCTATTGAAAATACTTAGCCCTTGATCCACCAATCCGGAGTGGGAGCATGCAGTTAAGACAGCCAGAAAAGCAACCTCGTCGAGATGAATTCCTGGAAATATTTGGAGATTTTAGTCTTTTCAATTAATAATATGAATCGGACGAGACATCAGTAGCAGTGTATCTGATTTCATACCTGTGGATTTCATCGCCTCAAAGCATTGAAGAGCTTGCTCGGAGCATCCGTGAATTGCCCATCCTGAAACCATAGCACTCCAAGTGAGAAGGTCCTTCTCTACTGTCTCGTCAAAAACACGACTGGCACAGTCAATTTTACCACATTTTGCATACATATCCACCAAAGCAGTCCCCACTGTTCGGTTTAACTGAAAACCATGTCTTGAAACATACTCATGTATTCGAACTCCAGCTTCTAAAGCACCAATTTTCGAACAAGCTGAGAGTGCAGAGGCAATAGTAAGGTCGTTAGGCCTCCCACCCTCTCGCAGCATCCTATTAAACAGGTCCAAAGCCAGTTCATGGTTACCCTTTTCTGACAACCCAGATATCATGGTCGTCCAGGAAATTACATTCTTGTCTGGCATCCGATCAAAAAATACCCTTGCCTGCTCCAGATCTCCTTGTTTTATGAACCCATTTATCATAGAATTCCAAGAACCAGTATTCCTCTCAGGCATTGTATCGAAGAGTTCCCTTGCTTTTCTCAAGTCCCCAGTTCTACTACACCCATTAATCAGAATATTCCACAGGAGTATGCTTTCAAGCTTATTTCTCTCAGGAGTTTCACCAAACAATTGTAATGCAGAGTCCAATGAACGGAGTTTCACATACATATCAACTATTGAAATGCGAACAAAGGAATCAAGCTCAAGGCCATACTTAATCGTCTGTGCATGGAGCAGACCACCGAGTCCATCTGCAACCAGTGATGCAACCGCTTTGAGAACAAAGGGGAAGGTGAGCCTATCAGGTTGTACATTAAAGCGTAACATGAGAATAAAATGCTCAATTGAGCTCTGATATTGGGAACTTTCACACAGGCCTCGGATCAATGCATTGAAGATAAATGAGTTGGGATCATGAAAATGGCGGAAAACCGAGACTGCATACTCCATGGATTTAAACAGAGAACAAGTCGAAATCAGCTGGGTTATGACCCGACTGCTTTGTGAAAGGTTATGAACGAACAGCTGCGCGTGGATTTGTTTGAGTTGTGCAGTGGTTCTACAGGCGTGGACAAGAGAAATGTAGTGGTTTTCCGATGGACGGAAATCGCAATTGGCATGGGTTTCTGATGAGGATTGAGCATAGAGAGCTGTCGCCCGGGAAGTAATAGTTTTGGCGGTGGCAGTTTTCGCTTTGGAGAGGAAGGAAACGGCTCTCATGTCAACGGTCACGCTTCAGATTCGAAAAATCGTTTAAATTGGAGGCAATGAAAACCGTGAACTAAAAAACCACTGTTTCTACGTTTATTACAAAAGAGTATCATTGTCATACTCTATCTGAGGCTGAGCACAGGGCCCTCCATTACCTGAGCATCTCGGGCAAAAGGGGTACGACCTCTGTTAGTTAAAACGGGGTAACAGATTTTATATATATGTGGATTGGAGCTGGCCAAGGAAGAAAGataacagaaaaaggaaaacagaaagGAGTGAAAGATTACAttggagaatgttctctgtgccgcagtaatgggcagcctgtgcaaggggtaggtggtcattgcatccaCTCCCATGTTACAGCGCAGAGAACTGCACCCCCACATGGGACAAatatttttgagaaaatttcacgatcaccccctaaaagtatccaatatttcagaaatttatcatattgggtcaaaatgtcacaaacaccccctatttgtatgaatttatttcaatgTAATTCACTCCGTTAGTCTCTGCAATTAAGTGTCTGTTAATTCT
The nucleotide sequence above comes from Telopea speciosissima isolate NSW1024214 ecotype Mountain lineage chromosome 3, Tspe_v1, whole genome shotgun sequence. Encoded proteins:
- the LOC122653694 gene encoding pentatricopeptide repeat-containing protein At1g04840-like produces the protein MRAVSFLSKAKTATAKTITSRATALYAQSSSETHANCDFRPSENHYISLVHACRTTAQLKQIHAQLFVHNLSQSSRVITQLISTCSLFKSMEYAVSVFRHFHDPNSFIFNALIRGLCESSQYQSSIEHFILMLRFNVQPDRLTFPFVLKAVASLVADGLGGLLHAQTIKYGLELDSFVRISIVDMYVKLRSLDSALQLFGETPERNKLESILLWNILINGCSRTGDLRKARELFDTMPERNTGSWNSMINGFIKQGDLEQARVFFDRMPDKNVISWTTMISGLSEKGNHELALDLFNRMLREGGRPNDLTIASALSACSKIGALEAGVRIHEYVSRHGFQLNRTVGTALVDMYAKCGKIDCASRVFDETVEKDLLTWSAMVSGWAIHGCSEQALQCFEAMKSTGIHLDEVAFLAVLTACSHSGLVDQGLSIFNSMRHDYFIEPNVKHYTCMVDLYGRASRLEEALSFIRSMPIEPDFVIWGALFCACRLHKNIKMAELASERLLQMEPKHPGSYVFLSNIYAGVGRWEDVERVRITMKNKGIEKPPGWSYIEVAGRVHSFVAGDRAHDCAGEIYAKLEELSARAKAQGYMPNTESVLHNIEEEEKEVAMGSHSEKLALAYGLISTPLGTALRIVKNLKVCGDCHSMMKFASEMSQREIILRDIKRFHHFKEGVCSCGDYW